AGCTCTAAATTTTTGGAACATTTGAAAATCTACATCGAATATCATAAGATTATGggacataatttttgaaattttatttcaagaaaaggCCTTCAAATTCCAAACACCCAAAGCTCAACCAGGACTGGTTTTACATTAGTTTGATCAGAGATACTGGCCGCGAAATGTTACAGTAATGAAGATTATATTCAATGACTATGCCTTCCTCAAGGCTATAGTTATGCTTACGCCAACTATTTCATTCATTTCGTCACAGGAAGGAGACGATGCTGCCAGTCCAAAGGCTCTGCCACAATTCATCACTCAACatgttttcttttttttcttttttgttgTTGGCATTGTTTACACCAGCGTGTAATGAACTTCCATTAATTCCATGCATTTACTTAGCATCAAAATTCTATTAATTGTACATAAACAGAAAACATGAAACCTAACCACTACCAATATCTAAACAAAACTCTAACTACATATGTCATTTTATTCTAACTGCGGAAAAAGAATTACTGTTAACTTACTTTTGTCTGTCTAACACATATTTTACTACTCTGCGAGAAATGCTAATATTGTCTCATCACGCATCATTCTGACCACTTCTTTGCTtatggttcttcctttgacatcAGATTCAGATATCATTCTTCCAAAGCAACTCTAGACGAACGAGACAGATCATATGGCGCCCAAAGATGATCAATGGTACACGGCTTTCCAGAATCTAAACGGAGCCATGGTTTCCCCTTTCCACTCCAATGTAACAAGCTAATTGGGCCTGGATGAAGTGCCCTGCATTTCCCTTTATAGTTGTCACCGCCTAGGCCATGTTGATTCCATCTATGATCAACAGCCTTAATCTCACCAGCCAGAACTAGCAAAATTGGTGGCAAAGACCCTAATTGATATATCCTCTTCTGTTTTTGTATTAACATCCACTCCTCCACCTTTTCTGTATACCTTCCTGTCCTCCATCTATCGACGTCCACCACCATCACTCCGGTGTTAAAGTAACAAGGTGTTCTCCCCTTGAAAGTTCCTGAAAGATTAGGGTCTGCCCAAAAATCATCTGTGAAATAATACGTAAAGTTTGCATGGCAGTATTCTGGTGCAGCAACAACCTTATCTTCCATGTCAACTTCATATAGCTTCGCAATGTCATCTACCACAATAATATCAGAATCCAAATAGATGACGCGCTTCACATTTTGTGGAAGGATTTCAGATAGATATATCCTGGCATAATTTAAAGGTTGATCCAGTGCTTGTCTTATCGACTTGGATATTTTCCCTTGAACCCTAGTTGAATCAAAATAATATACATTGAAGTTAAGGTAAGGAAAAGTTGATTTAATGGTTGAGAATATTTTAGGTTGGTAATGAAGGCACAAAAAATGGAAAGAGAGGTTTTCAGGGCATGTTGTATGTTGTAACATTGATAACACAGCTGCCATTGTGCCTCTAATGTAATTGAGATCAAGAGTCATCACAATGTGGACAATATTTTTTGAGTCCTGTTGCAATGCACAAGAGTCGCTGTTGCGATATGCAGGGGCTTCTCGATAGGCAGGGAGGTTCTCTTCTGAAGGCAATTGGATGGTACTAACTACGAAACGGATCCCGGTGACACTGGGGTAGAAAAGGAGGAGAGACAGGAGGCCAAGGAGTAGTAAAGGGAAATGTGGAGAGGAACTCCAGGAGGCCATCCTGTCAATGTCAGAGATTGTTGTAGAGCTGCTAGCTAGGAAGGTGATATGAAAGATTTGAATACAAAAAATCATCCATTAAATTATTTTACACGATCGGGCAACTCAATTATCCAAGCACAAGGATCATCATTCTTCAAAGTTTGGTAATTTGTGATACTTTGCTTCTGAAGGAAGAGGTGTATGAAATTTTGAGGTTGAGATGAAAGTTAGCACAAAGTTTTGACTTGTGAAGACTTTTTTACAATTGA
This sequence is a window from Apium graveolens cultivar Ventura chromosome 9, ASM990537v1, whole genome shotgun sequence. Protein-coding genes within it:
- the LOC141682765 gene encoding putative galacturonosyltransferase-like 4; amino-acid sequence: MIFCIQIFHITFLASSSTTISDIDRMASWSSSPHFPLLLLGLLSLLLFYPSVTGIRFVVSTIQLPSEENLPAYREAPAYRNSDSCALQQDSKNIVHIVMTLDLNYIRGTMAAVLSMLQHTTCPENLSFHFLCLHYQPKIFSTIKSTFPYLNFNVYYFDSTRVQGKISKSIRQALDQPLNYARIYLSEILPQNVKRVIYLDSDIIVVDDIAKLYEVDMEDKVVAAPEYCHANFTYYFTDDFWADPNLSGTFKGRTPCYFNTGVMVVDVDRWRTGRYTEKVEEWMLIQKQKRIYQLGSLPPILLVLAGEIKAVDHRWNQHGLGGDNYKGKCRALHPGPISLLHWSGKGKPWLRLDSGKPCTIDHLWAPYDLSRSSRVALEE